A genomic window from Triticum urartu cultivar G1812 chromosome 7, Tu2.1, whole genome shotgun sequence includes:
- the LOC125521316 gene encoding uncharacterized protein LOC125521316 has product MGLDAAEISELAALRPIHTAVSGARATQVPGAVDDDAADTGCVTPKASGGRSAAAGGADDGDDAAADNGCVTPRATGSLAMLPIAPLLQDDGVDAGFATPLATGGVIGPRDGCAAAGDENSFTTPTTADSALLPATVCPPAPRKSAPEPTRKRAPLQQRLFYPVPHDLVTVFVAVPQCPPPAKKMRAHAVGPSAPLGT; this is encoded by the coding sequence ATGGGCCTCGACGCCGCGGAAATCTCTGAATTGGCGGCGCTCCGGCCGATCCACACGGCCGTGAGCGGCGCCCGGGCCACCCAAGTGCCAGGGGCGGTCGACGATGACGCTGCCGACACCGGCTGCGTCACACCCAAGGCGAGCGGCGGGCGATCGGCCGCTGCAGGAGGTGCGGACGACGGCGACGACGCTGCCGCCGACAACGGCTGTGTCACGCCGAGGGCGACTGGCTCCCTGGCCATGCTGCCCATCGCGCCACTGCTGCAAGACGACGGCGTCGACGCTGGCTTCGCCACGCCGCTGGCCACGGGTGGGGTAATTGGGCCGCGAGACGGCTGCGCCGCTGCCGGCGACGAGAACAGCTTCACCACGCCGACGACGGCCGACAGCGCGCTGTTGCCGGCCACGGTGTGCCCGCCGGCGCCGCGGAAGTCGGCTCCGGAGCCGACGAGGAAGCGTGCGCCGCTGCAGCAGCGGCTCTTCTACCCGGTGCCGCACGACCTGGTCACCGTGTTCGTGGCCGTGCCGCAGTGCCCGCCGCCCGCCAAGAAGATGCGGGCGCACGCCGTGGGGCCATCCGCGCCGCTAGGCACGTAA